The Setaria italica strain Yugu1 chromosome VIII, Setaria_italica_v2.0, whole genome shotgun sequence genome includes the window GCAGCTGACAGCGCTGCACCTCGAGGAGAACTCGCTCTCCGGCGCGTTGCCGGCGGACATCGGTGGCTGCGCCAGGCTCGTCGAGATCGACGTGTCCCGGAACAAGCTGACGGGGCCGGTCCCCGCCTCGCTGTCGCTGCTGACGTCGCTCAACTCGCTGAACCTATCGCACAACGAGCTCGCCGGGCCGATCCCGACGAGCCTCCAGGCGCTGAAGCTGAGCTCCGTCGACTTCTCGTCGAACCGGCTGACCGGAGACGTGCCGCCGGGGCTTCGGGTGATCGCCGGTGACCAGGCGTTCTCCGGGAACCCCGGCCTCtgcgtcgccggcggcaggtCGGAGCTCGGCGCCTGCAACGTGGACGGCGACCGCAGGGACGGCCTCGCGAATAAGTCGGCGGTGCTGGTGCCGGTGCTCGTttcggcggcgctgctgctcgTGGCCGGTATCCTGTTCGTGAGCTATCGGAGCTTCAAGCTCGAGGAGCTCAGGAAGCGCGGCGACGTagagtgcggcggcggcgggcagtgGAAGCTGGAGTCGTTCCACCCGCTGGAGCTGGACGCCGACGAGATCTGCGGCGTCGGGGAGGAGAGCCTGATCGGGTCCGGCGGCACGGGGCGCGTGTACCGGCTGGAGGTCaagggccgcggcggcggggtggtcGCCGTGAAGCGGCTGTGGAAGGGCAACGCGGCGCGGGTGATGGCGGTGGAGATGGCCATCCTCGGCAAGGTCCGGCACCGGAACATCCTGAAGCTGCACGCATGCCTGTCCCGCGGCGACCTCCACTTCATCGTCTACGAGTACATGCCGCGGGGCAACCTGCACCAGGCGCTTCGGCgagaggcggccgccgccgccaagggcggcggcggcggcgggcggccagAGCTGGactggccgcggcggcgcagagtGGCGCTCGGCGCCGCCAAGGGGCTAATGTACCTCCACCACGACTGCACGCCGGCCGTCATCCACCGCGACATCAAGTCCaccaacatcctcctcgacgacgacTACGAGGCCAAGATCGCCGACTTCGGCATCGCCGTCGCCAAGGCCCCCGCCGACGACTCCTCCGACTCCGCCGTGTCCACCTGCTTCGCCGGAACCCACGGCTACCTCGCCCCTGGTGAGTCCTGCTACCTCTGACTTTGAGACGTGTCACGCTTGCATCTCTCTTGTCTCTTGCTGATCATCTGGAGATTTCTGACGTGTTCGCAGAGCTGGCCTACTCGCTAAAAGTGACGGAGAAGACGGACGTGTACAGCTACGGCGtggtgctgctggagctggTCACCGGCCGGAGCCCGATCGACCCGGGGTTCGGCGAGGGCAGGGACATCGTCTCCTGGCTCTCCGGCAAGCTCGCCACGGAGAGCCTCGACGGTGTGCTGGACCCGCgcgtggcggccgcggcgacggcgagcgagcGGGAGGACATGCTCAGGGTGCTCAGGATCGCCGTGCTCTGCACCGCGAAGCTGCCGGCGGGGAGGCCGACCATGAGGGACGTGGTTAAGATGCTCACCGACGCCGCCGGCACGGGGCCATGCAGCCCGCGCGGCCAGCCGCCGGCAAGGATCTGCAGCAACAAGAGCTGCCGCTGAAATTTTTGGAGCAGGCTCTGACTCTTGCCACCCAACAGAGAGTTGCCTCTGCTTCTTCATTGGACTCGGATCTGTGATTTGTAATGGGTCTGTCTACCTGTAACTCGAGCATTTTGTGGGGTACCAGCACTCAAGTATTTTTGTTGGCTAAAACACTCGGTTTGGAGGAAAAAATCATGTGCTGGGAGGTGATCTGTCACACGATTTTCTAAACCATCATATTATAATCAAACGGTCCATAATATCAATAGCATAAAAAGACATATTATAACATTTGAATGGTAATAATAAAAGTAGACACGATTATAGTGAACCAAAAAATTCAGTGCTATTAGAGGACACTATATATCACACAATCataaataaaaaatgttgaCTAGAAGgctcaaaacaccattgcagATTAGCTTAATTCCAACAATAATATTACAATATATAGAGTTGTTCATAGATAATTTGAGTCATCCATAATTAGCAtaattagcataggggttcaTCCTTTTGCTGCTTAACCTGAGCCAAGTTAATTCTGTTGCCCGGGCGCTGCATAGCTCCCACGTAGTTGCTTGTAAAAGCTTTTTTAGATTAGACCATGAGTCGATTGAGTTAGGCTTCAAAGATTCGAGCCAAGTTAGTGGCGCTGATTCCATTCATAcgggaaaatggatgacctttgtatcatcgCTTCCGCCTGTAGCTTGGACTGCTAATGCGTAGCAGCGGAGCCACCGAACTggatcttgtttgccatcatatttagtgatgcccattggtttgaatttctctggaagagtagtcttcatgattcgtcttgcgaaagcggggaagtggtcattgtcatcaccctcaGCTTCACGTTCATGGCGGCGATTGTTGATTATATCTCGAGCATCACGGTTGTGATTTAATGTTTCTCGAAGATCATTGATGTGCGAGGGTTCTTGATTAGCTCTGCGGTGACGTGGGCCTTCCACGGAGGCTGTACGACTACCTTTGGCTACATCTCAGTTTTGTCTTGGAGCTTCGAGTACACCCTTTTGTTGTCTTGGTTCTTCATGTGGTTGGTTTGAGAGTCTTGCATGGTCTCTTTTATCATCATGGTGACTTGGGTTGTGAGGCACGGATATGATTGGTGTTTCTTGTCGAGGAGTTTGTATGTGTGCTCTGCCAAGTATGACATGAGATCGCTGTACTTGTTCAGAGGCATTAAACGGGCGATAAGATCGATAGAGGCAATAGTGGCAAGTGGCGTGTTATGTTCTAGTGTTTGTAGTGCTTCGAATGCTCTGTCAAGGTTCACAATGGGAAGTCATACGGCTAGAAGTCAACGACATTCCGCTCTCTAAGTGTTTCTTGCTTTTCTTTGAGTTCTCTGGCTGCTAGTTTCACCCTCCGGGGCATCAACTGATAATTCATCTTGGGAGACTTTTTCGATTTGGCGTTCCCGACGAGGAGTTCCTTGGTGTTGGTCGCTGGTTCCTGTTCCATCGGCTGgcgaaacaacaacaaagagttCTCTATCTAGATAGTAGCTTCCAGAGATGGATGTTATGACTtcagtggagccatcttcttcgcgGATTAGTAAGAGTGGGGTACCCTCTTGGTATGGGAGGATATCCAAGTGTGCGACAAGGTGTGACTCGTTGTCTTGGgcaaggaaggatggcttcatgcccggctaataaacgaatctgccttgcagTGTTGATTTGATTACCAGGCCTGCTACGGACCTAATAAGGGGAGTTCTTCAAGAGAATCCGAGTCGTAGTCGTGGTCCTCAATCGACTCTAATCCGGATTGAACTTTGGATAGAGCTTTTTGATGAACCGTGACCGCGTTTCGGAGTCCGAGCGGAAATCGGCTTGGAGTTGTATCCAGTCCACACGATGGATGAATTGCCTGCTCGCGCGGACTAGTTTGAGTTGTGGTTGAGTCCGAGTTGTGGTCAAACCTTGTGTTGTTCAGATcgaaaaatttgaatttctcgACAAAATCTTCCGCCTCACGTCGTCGAGAGTTTCCGCCtagatgcttcttctccggtTCTTTGATGATGCGGTGTTGGAAACCTCCAATGCCATCATTGATGCAGAGCAAGGAGCCGAAGACAAacgttgcgcccgcttcgaacaCGAACGCAGGCTTAatgatgactggagccatcAATTTCGCGCGGAGAATTTCGGCGGTTgcccctacctagcgcaccAGCTGtaagtgttttaacccggcaacctatcaagggagtacctaagtagtgttttggttggtgggtgtcaccaaaatcaaggagtcgatggtcaTGCAGGGACATGATTTacacaggttcgggccgctagatcgcgtaacaccctacgtcctgtgtgttgtatgcttgtattcgattgaacttgttttgagggggtccctgtctgcccttatatattgggggagcagggttacagggtagtctttagtacaagagtactagtcggacaagactatagagtcctactctaactcgacagagtagtttccttgtattccgaGTAGTCCCtcaggagttccatgtagtctacgttgccctgtagcgtagtcttcatgtcctgatacatctcgagtacgtcccccttgagtgggtccgtacagaccttctggtgggtccggGGATGTATGGTCAACAGATGCTGCATCTAGAATTTGCATAAATCGTAGAAAAGCAGATGTGTTGATAATGCAGCTACAGATTTGCATATTACACAAACAAAGAGGCATTTCACTACTGCATCTATATAGTTGCACATTTCAGTAGCAAAAGACATCTGAAGGGTTTCTCATTTCACTACTTAACATCTGAAAATCAGATCCACTTTGTCCTTGGGTGCTGGCAGACATCATCACCGAAAGGCATTACTTGTTGCACACTGCTCACAAGATTAATGAAGATCTTCTCCAGTCCAACTGTACCATAGTGTCCACGAAGTGACTGCGCCTTCTCATCATCAAGACAAAGGATGAATCCAAACTTGCACACAGGGTCTACAACAATCCTGAACAAAGCAACAATAGCAGAACCAGCTATCCTCTCCAAAGCACGAACTATGGTCATGAACCGGTTGTTAATTTCATTAGTAGCGGACCAAGCTACAACCAGACAGTCCTGATCACCTTCTTGGATACCAAGATAGGTCATATTGCTCCTGGTCATCACTACATCATCTCTAACAAAAGCCTTTCCACAAAGGTGACGAAGTTGCATTTCAAAATACAATATTTATAAGCAAAGATTAAGTAAAGAATATAAAAAATGAACCTATTGGATAACCTATATATTGATTTAGATAAGACAAGCAAATGAACAAGCAAACCACAATTTTGTAACCGTTAGGAACCCCTAAAAAGCAGATACAACCTTCCAGATTTCAAAATCGAAACTTTATCTGATTTACATTTCACACTTAACAAATGACAGTGACTGAAGCACAGTAAATTAGAGAAAATTGTGATACTGAAGCACAGTAAATTAGAGAAAATTGTGATGTAAATGCTAGAGCACACTAAATCGGGCcactagattgcataatacactatgtcctgtgtgttggttgtattgtattggattgaactgcTTTGGAGGGgttcctgcctcaccttatattgccggggtaaggttacaagttggttatttataagaatactagtcggatttgactagcaaggcaagtcctactctaattgctacgagtagtttcctaatcctcgactagttcttatcttACCACGTAGACCATGCCATCCTACACcgctccatgtctgacacgtctcagtgtacagccctgtatctaggactatccaaaccttctggagagtccatagatgtatgtacgacattGAGTAACCCCTCAGATGCAAACACAACCttcaaaagaatgaaatcaggcTAAAATAAAAATAGCTGAACAAATTTTTCTATAGTCAGTCAGATAACAAATTTATTTCCAACCTTCAAAAGAATGAAATCGAGCCAAAGTTAAAAcagctaatttttttttctatagtcAGTCAGATAAGAAATTTATTTCCTAAGTGAATAACCCCTGGTTTGCAAACACAAccttcaaaatttaaaattaaaaaaattcagtCTCATTTACATGACAATATAATACAATTTACAGGAAATGGACAACTATAAATAAAATTAGCTTGTACTGTTAAATACTTGAGCGGGCCAAATAGACAGTTAAACAGTTAAGTGGCATATGTTGTTAACATAAACTGACTGGCATTGACTTTTTAACATATCCCATAGGGGTCCAAGGGTCACTCACAAAAATACTACTAGGCAGCTATACAAATGAGATAAATTATTTGGACTCTTACATCAACATTTATATTCCTTCAAAAAATAAGTTATTTGGGAAAATATGTATTTAACCAGCACATGACAATAATGGACAGAGAAATTTTGATGCAATGCGGAAACAAAACACAAGCTAACAGTTGGGGGAAAGTAGCACCAACTTGCATAAAGATCAATCCAAGTGCTATCCAAGAAGCATACAGATAGGACTGATAGTTTACAAAACTACTAATGATCTATTGAACTGAAATTAACAGCCTTACTTGAAATCTCGTAACTGGTACTAGATGACAACATCCAAAACACTATAGCTAGTTAAATATGTACCCAACTGATGTTGTTTTACCTTCCAACAGAACTAGCTTGAAGAAGTAAACGATGGAAATAAAAACCACTAGACAACAATGATGATGCTCACTGTGGCATGAAAATAACATTCACAGGAAGTGAATTGTCACTGAACTGAAAGTTCTGAATCGAACTGCACAAGGCAAATTGCAATTGTACCAGGGAACAAGAAACAGAACAGAGCATGAATTAATTGACAAAGTACTTGAAATGAACTTGCTAGGAATAAACTAAACCTACCATGCTGCTCTTTTTTTTGGGGGAAAGAAACCTACCATGCTACTGTTGTTGCAGACTAGAAACACAAGAACTACAAACTGAGATGTTGTGGTACTGTAACATGAAAGCCACATGTTACCTATCAAACAAATCTATTGATGCACCAAGTAGCTGGACCAGATGATAAGAGGAACAAAGACAATACAGTGTTGTAGCTGGTCTTGCTACCAAGATAAGAGGACCAAAGACTATAAATGCGAAGAAACTTACATCAGATTGAACTGAAATTAAAGCTTCagaatcttggagaatactatCATTTGTATAGCCATGTAATTGATTTAAGTCTTCAAAATAAGAATCATTGATAGAATACTATGCCTGGGCATGTTTTGTGAATCATCCTCTCTTCTAACAGCAAAGATAGCTTCTTGTACTATAGTGGCAAACCAACCAATCAGCTTGAAGGATTTAACAAAAATGGGTTGTAACTATGAATGGGTTCTGATTGACTAAAAAACATCAGGTAgacataaaaaaaatcagagctATTGACAACTAAAACGGACCAAGTTAAAATATTTTATAGATGATCAGAGTAAGAATTACTTCGCTATTTTGCCAAAATggagaaatgaagaaaaatctGTCAACGCAAACCTGAAAACTAAGCAAAGCTTCTACTAAATTCATAATTGCCATGTCAAGTGTGGTTATTCATACCAGCAGAGTCAGTTCAAGAATAATATGGATGAGAAAACATATAGGTAACAAAAAGAGTTAGAGATTCTAAACAGGTGTCAATCGATGAAATGGAGGTAAATTAACCTACCATAGCATTAATATATAGCCTACAACAAACTAATCTCTAAAAAGTCATGTGAGAATGGTGGCAAAAATGGTTTCAGGTAGTCTGTTTCAGAGATGCAAAAATTTCAGTGCTATTTAGAACTTCAAACAAATGCAAAAACAAAGAATGTCAGATATAAAACGGGGCAGCAGGCTACATTTGCAATCAACATCTAGCTGTAAAAATTGCATTTCCATTCCCTACAATATAGATTACAACAGCGTCCAATAAAAAAATCCAAACCACGTTGCAAAACAGATCTGAATGAACAACAAAACAAAAGCCTCAAACTCCTACAAAATCGCCAGGCATCACTCCACATGAACCATACCATTCAAAAATGAATGATGTAgatttctaaaataaaagaggaaaatGAAACCTTAGTCAAACGATCCAACTACTAAACAAGGGAATCAAGATATGTATAAGACCTAGCAAATCGAAAGGTAAGGATCCCAATAGAACAGACCAGATTAATACAGATTCCGTACCAACTTATTCACCACCAAATAGCAACAAACGGGTAGACAAATCACCCATTAGAAGAGAGAACAATCCACAAATCCTTATCTCATCAAAGGAACTCAAATCAAAAGGAGGAACAAAGCTAAAAACGAGACATGGAACAATCAAATCAGGCGAAGAACTAAGCATTTCGAGATGGGGATCgaaatcatcaaccacaacAAACCCACAAACGATTCGCCAACACCTACAAACCTTACCTCACTACCGGATTCAAATCGCAAAGAATCAGAGGAGGATAATAAGATCAAAATCGCCCAACCCTAGGAATCTCCTACCTAGAGAACTCAACCAGGAAGATGAAGAGATGGAGGTACAGACTCCTGAGGTGTGAATTATTAGAGAATGAATAACAGGACCCAGATGTCAGatataaaagaaaaagaaaatgacaaagaaaaagaaaaataccgCAACCCACATCATATATTCAGATCGAAGCGCTGACGCATCACGGGCTAAAGGAACGGATGGCCTAAAAACTGAGTGATGGTGTCCCAAGAAACACTCGAGTGACGTCTAGATTTTCCCTTTGTAATAGGATcgtgtgtcggtgtttagacccgacaacctaccgagggtggtgctcgaggtagtgttttggttagtggggctcgtcgagatcaggaactcaaggtaaacgcagacacacgatttagacaggttcgagccgctgaATAGCCTAATACCCTACATCcggtgtgttggttggattgcattgctttggagggggtccctgcctcaccttatattgctgggggtagggttacaggtcggttggttacaagaaaactagtcgaatttgactagatgagttctactcttattattatgagtactttttctaatcctcaactagttcctgtctttccatgtagactacgccatcctgcgccatagtctccatgtcagatacgtctcgaTGTCTAGcccctatatttaggactgtccaaaacTTCTGATGGACCCATAGATATAcgtacgacaagcccccgagtactttttagtcaaatgtagcagttccAAGCACTTTTGCatacttcaccgactagttttggtgctcttcgaatACTTCATCttgctgaatcttcaaaggtacccaaaaactGCTATGCGGCTAGAATACACTGAAGCCTCATTTGACTCAGTCTCTTGTCCTTCAATCTTGAAATTTAtcgtcgcactccatatggagcagCCTCCGAgctttaggttgaatcaaagaatcaggctgagggtcaatctgtaatttgcatcacctTTCCCTTAAAACCAAGAGGAAAATTTTTTtgtcgatggacacgtggcacccagcccccgagcttttagctaactagtttggtgggtataagggtcaatctctagtcaacgtgaccatctttaaaaggaaatcttatctcttccaaaaataggGGTAACTGACAATTTAGATGC containing:
- the LOC101759024 gene encoding receptor protein-tyrosine kinase CEPR2 isoform X2; translated protein: MSPEPQTFRPAPRTHVINIFRDLPTPHHLAMRAQILICLITLLSLFLGSTCQIGVETQALLQFKAGLNDPLNHLASWTNATITSPCRFFGVRCGDDGSGTVTEISLSNMNLSGGISPSIAALHGLTRLELDSNSLSGPVPAELGRCTRLRFLNLSYNALSGELPDLSSLAALEVLDVENNGFTGRFPAWVGNLTALTTLSVGLNGYDQGETPASIGNLKNLTYLYLAESGLTGAMPESIFGLAALETLDMSMNNLAGAIPAAIGNLRNLWKIELYKNNLTGELPPELGKLAKLREIDVSRNQISGGIPPAFAALKGFTVIQLYHNNLSGPIPEEWGELRSLTSFSIYENRFSGEFPANFGRFSPLNSVDISENGFTGPFPRFLCHGRNLQYLLALQNGFSGEFPEEYSSCTSLQRFRINKNQFTGDLQEGLWGLPAATIIDVSDNGFTGAMSPLIAQAQSLNQLWLQNNRLAGPIPPEIGRLGQVQKLYLSNNSFSGGIPAEIGRLSQLTALHLEENSLSGALPADIGGCARLVEIDVSRNKLTGPVPASLSLLTSLNSLNLSHNELAGPIPTSLQALKLSSVDFSSNRLTGDVPPGLRVIAGDQAFSGNPGLCVAGGRSELGACNVDGDRRDGLANKSAVLVPVLVSAALLLVAGILFVSYRSFKLEELRKRGDVECGGGGQWKLESFHPLELDADEICGVGEESLIGSGGTGRVYRLEVKGRGGGVVAVKRLWKGNAARVMAVEMAILGKVRHRNILKLHACLSRGDLHFIVYEYMPRGNLHQALRREAAAAAKGGGGGGRPELDWPRRRRVALGAAKGLMYLHHDCTPAVIHRDIKSTNILLDDDYEAKIADFGIAVAKAPADDSSDSAVSTCFAGTHGYLAPELAYSLKVTEKTDVYSYGVVLLELVTGRSPIDPGFGEGRDIVSWLSGKLATESLDGVLDPRVAAAATASEREDMLRVLRIAVLCTAKLPAGRPTMRDVVKMLTDAAGTGPCSPRGQPPARICSNKSCR
- the LOC101759024 gene encoding receptor protein-tyrosine kinase CEPR2 isoform X3; the encoded protein is MRAQILICLITLLSLFLGSTCQIGVETQALLQFKAGLNDPLNHLASWTNATITSPCRFFGVRCGDDGSGTVTEISLSNMNLSGGISPSIAALHGLTRLELDSNSLSGPVPAELGRCTRLRFLNLSYNALSGELPDLSSLAALEVLDVENNGFTGRFPAWVGNLTALTTLSVGLNGYDQGETPASIGNLKNLTYLYLAESGLTGAMPESIFGLAALETLDMSMNNLAGAIPAAIGNLRNLWKIELYKNNLTGELPPELGKLAKLREIDVSRNQISGGIPPAFAALKGFTVIQLYHNNLSGPIPEEWGELRSLTSFSIYENRFSGEFPANFGRFSPLNSVDISENGFTGPFPRFLCHGRNLQYLLALQNGFSGEFPEEYSSCTSLQRFRINKNQFTGDLQEGLWGLPAATIIDVSDNGFTGAMSPLIAQAQSLNQLWLQNNRLAGPIPPEIGRLGQVQKLYLSNNSFSGGIPAEIGRLSQLTALHLEENSLSGALPADIGGCARLVEIDVSRNKLTGPVPASLSLLTSLNSLNLSHNELAGPIPTSLQALKLSSVDFSSNRLTGDVPPGLRVIAGDQAFSGNPGLCVAGGRSELGACNVDGDRRDGLANKSAVLVPVLVSAALLLVAGILFVSYRSFKLEELRKRGDVECGGGGQWKLESFHPLELDADEICGVGEESLIGSGGTGRVYRLEVKGRGGGVVAVKRLWKGNAARVMAVEMAILGKVRHRNILKLHACLSRGDLHFIVYEYMPRGNLHQALRREAAAAAKGGGGGGRPELDWPRRRRVALGAAKGLMYLHHDCTPAVIHRDIKSTNILLDDDYEAKIADFGIAVAKAPADDSSDSAVSTCFAGTHGYLAPELAYSLKVTEKTDVYSYGVVLLELVTGRSPIDPGFGEGRDIVSWLSGKLATESLDGVLDPRVAAAATASEREDMLRVLRIAVLCTAKLPAGRPTMRDVVKMLTDAAGTGPCSPRGQPPARICSNKSCR